In Marinitoga hydrogenitolerans DSM 16785, one genomic interval encodes:
- a CDS encoding ammonium transporter — translation MFDTGNTAFMLLATSLVMLMTPGLAFFYGGLVSRKNVLTIMMQSFVSMGWTTILWVTFGFTMSFGNDIGGIIGNSKYLFLHGISVTTPFGANTGIPMIVFVAYQMMFAIITPALITGAFADRVKFKAYMIFLTIWLIFVYFPLVHMVWGGGLFQKWGVLDFAGGIVVHASAGAAALASVFFIGKRKNANTKPHSIPLVALGTGLLWFGWYGFNAGSELRVDAVTANAFLNTDVAASFAAITWLILAVIFEKKPKILGMLTGAVAGLATITPAAGYVTIQSSMLIGIIASIVSYAAVYYKNKKGWDDALDVWGVHGVGGYLGIILLGLFATKTVNANGANGFLYGNASFFWKEFIAVTAVSIYAFIFTYGALWLINKATPIRVSGEAEIEGLDKSEFGEEAYF, via the coding sequence ATGTTTGATACTGGAAACACTGCTTTTATGTTACTTGCTACAAGTTTAGTAATGCTTATGACACCTGGTCTTGCATTTTTCTATGGAGGGTTGGTTAGTCGAAAAAATGTTTTAACCATTATGATGCAAAGCTTTGTCTCAATGGGATGGACTACTATTTTATGGGTAACATTTGGATTTACAATGAGTTTTGGAAATGATATTGGTGGAATAATTGGTAATTCAAAATATTTATTTCTTCATGGTATTTCCGTTACAACACCATTTGGAGCTAACACCGGTATTCCAATGATTGTATTTGTTGCTTACCAAATGATGTTTGCTATTATAACTCCTGCTCTTATTACTGGTGCTTTTGCCGATAGAGTAAAATTTAAAGCTTATATGATATTTTTAACTATCTGGTTAATTTTTGTATATTTCCCATTAGTCCACATGGTTTGGGGTGGAGGATTATTTCAAAAGTGGGGTGTTTTAGATTTTGCTGGGGGTATTGTAGTTCATGCAAGTGCTGGTGCTGCTGCTTTAGCTTCGGTTTTTTTTATAGGAAAAAGGAAAAATGCAAATACAAAACCTCATAGTATTCCCCTTGTCGCTTTAGGTACAGGACTTTTATGGTTTGGATGGTATGGATTTAATGCTGGTAGTGAACTAAGAGTTGATGCAGTTACTGCAAATGCCTTTTTAAATACTGATGTTGCAGCATCTTTTGCTGCTATAACATGGCTAATTTTAGCTGTGATTTTTGAAAAAAAACCAAAAATTTTAGGTATGTTAACAGGAGCTGTTGCAGGATTAGCAACTATTACTCCAGCTGCTGGATATGTTACCATACAATCTTCAATGTTAATTGGAATAATAGCTTCAATTGTAAGTTATGCTGCTGTTTATTATAAAAACAAAAAAGGTTGGGATGATGCTCTTGATGTATGGGGAGTTCACGGAGTTGGCGGATATCTTGGAATAATTCTATTAGGATTATTTGCCACAAAAACTGTAAATGCTAATGGAGCTAACGGTTTTTTATATGGAAATGCTTCGTTTTTTTGGAAAGAGTTTATCGCTGTGACTGCTGTTTCTATTTATGCTTTTATCTTTACATATGGGGCATTATGGCTAATTAATAAAGCAACTCCTATTAGAGTTAGTGGTGAAGCAGAAATAGAAGGGCTCGACAAATCAGAATTTGGAGAAGAAGCTTATTTTTAA
- a CDS encoding N-acetyltransferase: MISEYAKIHDSVKLGHNIEIEENVIIEENVKIGNNVVIKKDTIIKKGCVIADNTVLGKKPFKASNSAVTKEKELKPLIIGNYVTIGANCVIYRGVNLNDFVFVGDLASIREDVEIGEYTIIGRGVAVENQTKIGKKVKIETNAYITALSTIEDYCFIAPEVTFTNDNFLGRTEDRKKYFKGATLKKGARIGANSTLLPGIEIGEDALVAAGSVVTKNVPSKKIVMGNPAKIYKDVPEEQLLKNQKYYKEV, from the coding sequence ATGATTTCTGAATATGCGAAAATCCATGATTCTGTAAAATTAGGTCATAATATCGAAATTGAAGAAAATGTTATTATAGAAGAAAATGTAAAAATAGGAAATAATGTTGTTATTAAAAAGGATACAATTATAAAAAAAGGATGCGTTATTGCAGATAACACAGTTTTAGGGAAAAAACCATTTAAAGCTTCAAATTCAGCAGTAACAAAAGAAAAAGAATTAAAACCTTTAATTATTGGTAATTATGTAACTATAGGGGCTAATTGCGTTATATATAGAGGAGTAAATTTGAATGATTTTGTTTTTGTAGGAGATTTAGCAAGTATTAGAGAGGATGTTGAAATAGGAGAATATACTATTATTGGTAGAGGTGTTGCGGTAGAAAATCAAACAAAAATAGGAAAAAAAGTAAAAATAGAAACAAATGCATATATAACGGCATTATCAACAATAGAGGATTATTGCTTTATTGCACCAGAAGTAACCTTTACCAATGATAATTTTTTGGGAAGAACAGAAGATAGAAAAAAATATTTTAAAGGAGCTACATTAAAAAAAGGAGCAAGAATAGGAGCAAATTCTACACTTTTACCTGGAATTGAAATAGGTGAAGATGCACTTGTTGCTGCTGGTTCTGTAGTTACAAAAAATGTTCCTTCAAAAAAGATTGTAATGGGAAATCCAGCTAAGATATATAAAGATGTTCCAGAAGAACAATTATTAAAAAATCAAAAATATTATAAAGAGGTATAA
- a CDS encoding Gfo/Idh/MocA family protein codes for MIRMALIGCGRIATKKHTEAIIKNKDLFELVAVVDPVIEKAENIARIMEEAGLKKPEIYTDYKEVLKREDIDMVSIATESGYHYQISIDAMNNGKHVLVEKPMALSTKAMDHMIQISNEKNLKLGVCFQNRFNPPIQELRKKLENGDFGKLLHGQISIRWNRNKSYYEQAPWRGTWELDGGTLMNQCTHGIDLLQWTFGEIDEVTGKIENFNHPYIEAEDFGSAIIKFKNGSVGIIEGTANVYPRNLEETLAVFGEKGTVVIGGLAVNKIETWRFENEDTHPFQNLPDPDTVYGAGHVPLYKDFYEAIIDDRKPYVSGEDGKKAIEIVLAIYKSSKEGKPVKFPFEFSTEEMENYFEKVRI; via the coding sequence ATGATTCGAATGGCTTTAATTGGTTGTGGACGAATTGCAACAAAAAAACATACAGAGGCTATTATAAAAAATAAAGATTTATTTGAACTTGTTGCTGTTGTAGATCCGGTTATTGAAAAGGCAGAAAATATAGCACGTATAATGGAAGAAGCTGGATTAAAAAAACCAGAAATATATACAGATTATAAAGAAGTTTTAAAAAGAGAAGATATAGATATGGTATCTATAGCAACAGAAAGTGGATATCATTATCAAATATCCATAGATGCTATGAATAATGGGAAACACGTGCTTGTTGAAAAACCAATGGCATTATCAACAAAAGCAATGGATCACATGATACAAATTTCAAATGAAAAAAATTTAAAGCTTGGGGTGTGTTTTCAAAATAGATTTAATCCACCAATTCAAGAATTAAGGAAAAAGCTTGAAAATGGGGATTTTGGAAAATTGTTGCACGGTCAGATTTCTATTCGCTGGAATAGAAATAAATCATATTATGAACAGGCTCCATGGCGAGGCACATGGGAACTTGATGGAGGTACATTGATGAATCAATGTACGCATGGCATAGACTTATTACAATGGACATTTGGAGAAATAGATGAAGTTACAGGAAAAATAGAAAATTTTAATCATCCATATATAGAAGCGGAAGATTTTGGTAGTGCAATTATAAAGTTTAAAAATGGTTCAGTTGGTATTATAGAAGGGACAGCAAATGTTTATCCAAGAAATCTTGAAGAAACTTTAGCGGTCTTTGGAGAAAAAGGAACGGTAGTTATAGGTGGATTAGCGGTAAACAAGATAGAAACGTGGAGATTTGAAAATGAGGACACACATCCATTCCAGAATTTACCAGATCCTGATACCGTATATGGAGCAGGACATGTACCTCTGTATAAAGATTTTTATGAAGCAATAATTGACGATAGGAAACCATATGTTTCTGGAGAAGATGGAAAAAAAGCTATAGAAATTGTATTGGCTATTTATAAATCATCAAAAGAAGGGAAACCTGTAAAATTTCCTTTCGAATTTTCTACAGAAGAAATGGAAAATTATTTTGAGAAGGTGAGAATATGA
- a CDS encoding nucleotide sugar dehydrogenase — translation MSLMEKIQNKTAKIGVIGLGYVGLPLAVEKAKAGYNVIGIDVQEEKVKMVNNGINYIGDVVNEELENLVKDGKIVATTNFDELNNCDAIMICVPTPLDKFKQPDLQYVVASTKEVAKRLHKDMLITLESTTYPGTTEEVMLPILEETGLKVGKDFYLAFSPERVDPGNLRYKTKNTPKVVGGVTSECTRHAKILYENVLEAEVFAVSSPKEAEMAKILENTFRIVNIALINEMAVVAKKLGINIWEVIDAAATKPFGFMPFYPGPGVGGHCIPIDPFYLTYKARAVDYHTRLIEMAGEINDAMPEYVVSRLQDILNDRRKCLNGAKVLLLGVAYKNDIDDLRESPALKVIEHLEKKHANIIIHDPYIPEFKHKGKEYKSVELTKELLESVDAVVLTTAHSNIDYEFVLEYAPFLFDTKNRTKNIQKNKNKVILL, via the coding sequence ATGTCTTTAATGGAAAAGATTCAAAACAAAACAGCAAAAATAGGTGTAATAGGTCTTGGATATGTTGGATTGCCTTTAGCGGTGGAAAAAGCAAAAGCAGGTTATAATGTAATAGGGATTGATGTACAGGAAGAAAAGGTTAAAATGGTAAATAACGGAATTAATTATATTGGTGATGTTGTCAATGAAGAACTTGAAAATTTAGTGAAGGATGGAAAAATAGTAGCTACAACAAATTTTGATGAATTAAATAATTGTGATGCTATTATGATTTGTGTGCCAACACCACTTGATAAATTTAAACAACCAGATTTGCAATATGTTGTTGCTTCAACAAAAGAAGTAGCAAAAAGATTGCATAAAGATATGCTTATAACTTTAGAGAGTACAACATATCCCGGAACAACAGAAGAGGTTATGTTACCAATTTTGGAAGAAACAGGTTTAAAAGTTGGAAAAGATTTTTACTTAGCCTTTTCTCCAGAAAGAGTGGATCCGGGAAATTTAAGATATAAAACAAAAAATACACCAAAGGTAGTTGGTGGTGTAACATCTGAATGTACAAGACACGCAAAAATATTATATGAAAATGTTCTCGAAGCAGAAGTTTTTGCTGTATCTTCTCCCAAAGAGGCAGAAATGGCAAAAATACTTGAAAATACATTTAGAATAGTAAATATTGCTTTAATTAACGAAATGGCAGTTGTTGCAAAGAAATTAGGTATAAATATATGGGAAGTTATTGATGCAGCAGCAACAAAGCCATTTGGATTTATGCCCTTTTATCCCGGACCAGGTGTTGGCGGTCATTGTATTCCAATAGATCCATTTTATCTAACCTATAAAGCAAGGGCAGTTGATTATCATACAAGATTAATAGAAATGGCTGGGGAAATTAATGATGCAATGCCGGAATATGTTGTTTCAAGACTTCAGGATATTCTTAATGATAGAAGGAAATGTTTAAATGGGGCTAAAGTATTATTACTTGGTGTTGCTTATAAAAATGATATAGACGATTTAAGAGAATCTCCAGCATTAAAAGTTATTGAACATTTGGAGAAAAAACATGCAAATATTATTATACATGATCCATATATTCCTGAATTTAAACATAAAGGTAAAGAATATAAGAGTGTAGAATTGACGAAAGAATTATTAGAAAGTGTTGATGCAGTTGTTTTAACAACAGCACATTCAAATATTGATTATGAATTTGTATTAGAGTATGCTCCATTTTTATTTGATACGAAAAATAGAACAAAAAATATTCAAAAAAATAAAAATAAGGTGATATTGTTATGA
- a CDS encoding PadR family transcriptional regulator produces the protein MPGYGRGQGRFRRGWIESFVLLIIAEKPSHGYEIANKLSDFGVILNGIGQMGNLYRTLSKLEDMGLVVTEWDTADTGPSKKVYKITQDGLSFLKNSKKEFEEFKNIIDIFIDRASKF, from the coding sequence ATGCCAGGATATGGAAGAGGACAGGGTAGATTTAGAAGAGGATGGATAGAATCTTTTGTGCTTTTAATTATAGCAGAAAAACCATCTCACGGATATGAAATTGCGAATAAATTATCTGATTTTGGAGTTATTTTAAATGGTATAGGTCAAATGGGTAATTTGTATAGAACATTATCAAAATTGGAAGATATGGGTTTGGTGGTTACAGAGTGGGATACAGCAGACACAGGTCCTTCAAAAAAAGTATATAAAATAACTCAAGATGGATTATCTTTTTTAAAAAACTCTAAAAAAGAGTTTGAAGAATTTAAAAATATAATAGATATTTTTATAGATAGAGCATCAAAGTTCTAA
- a CDS encoding nucleoside kinase → MGYVVNTDFGVVKISKGEQFFKVADMLQKNNKHTILAIKFNNEIKELWKKVHDNGFAKPVDITSNEGMRIYRRALLFIIYIALKRMHKKSKLVVHHAIGPGLYFEIRGVRNSEKNIDKLKEEMKKIIDENILFEKITLSKFDAIKYFEESEEHDKALLFKYRKKTTVKVYKCEKYINYFYEYMPPSTGYIDKFDIIAYDKGFILLHPTNMSPENIPEFKPLPKLSSTFIEYKKWLDILNIKSVGELNAIIAKGVRKSGELIRITEALHEKKYANIADEIIKRKNVRLICLAGPSSSGKTTSAKRISLELKVHGKEPLQISLDDYYMDYEKIPLTDEGKKDLESLRALDLDLLNKNLKDLIEGKEVELPKYNFITGKREWTGKKVRVKKDQPIIIEGIHGLNEKLTESIPRDQKFKVYVSALIQMNLDEMNRIPTTDTRLIRRIVRDYNFRGATALRTLQLWPEVRKGEEENIFPYQEEADVMFNSYLVYELPILKLFAEPLLLEIDNTLPEYTEAKRLLRFLDYFLPLPAINEVPKISVLREFIGDSAFEY, encoded by the coding sequence ATGGGTTATGTTGTTAACACAGATTTTGGAGTTGTTAAAATAAGTAAAGGGGAACAATTTTTTAAAGTTGCAGATATGCTTCAAAAAAATAATAAGCATACTATTCTTGCAATTAAATTTAATAATGAAATTAAGGAATTATGGAAGAAAGTACATGATAATGGTTTTGCAAAACCTGTAGATATAACTTCCAATGAAGGAATGAGGATATATAGAAGGGCATTGCTTTTTATTATTTATATTGCCTTAAAAAGAATGCATAAAAAATCAAAACTTGTAGTTCATCATGCCATTGGCCCAGGACTATATTTTGAAATAAGGGGAGTAAGAAATTCAGAAAAAAATATTGATAAGTTGAAGGAAGAAATGAAAAAAATAATAGATGAAAATATACTTTTTGAGAAAATAACATTGAGTAAATTTGATGCAATAAAATATTTTGAGGAATCAGAAGAGCATGATAAAGCCTTATTGTTCAAATATAGAAAAAAAACAACAGTAAAGGTTTATAAATGTGAAAAGTATATAAATTATTTTTATGAATATATGCCACCATCAACAGGATATATTGATAAATTTGATATAATAGCTTATGACAAAGGATTTATTTTATTGCATCCAACTAATATGAGTCCTGAAAATATTCCGGAATTTAAGCCATTGCCGAAACTTTCTTCAACATTTATAGAATATAAAAAGTGGTTGGATATTTTAAACATAAAAAGTGTTGGAGAGTTAAATGCTATAATAGCAAAAGGTGTGAGGAAAAGCGGTGAATTAATTAGAATTACAGAAGCATTACATGAGAAAAAATATGCAAATATTGCAGATGAAATTATAAAAAGAAAAAATGTAAGGTTAATATGTTTAGCCGGCCCATCATCATCTGGAAAAACAACTAGCGCTAAAAGAATATCTCTTGAATTAAAGGTTCATGGTAAAGAACCATTGCAGATATCATTGGACGATTATTATATGGATTATGAAAAAATTCCTTTAACAGATGAAGGGAAAAAAGATTTAGAATCTTTAAGAGCTTTAGATCTTGATCTGCTAAATAAAAATTTGAAAGATTTAATAGAGGGAAAAGAGGTGGAATTACCGAAATATAATTTTATTACTGGAAAAAGAGAATGGACAGGTAAAAAGGTCAGAGTGAAAAAGGATCAACCAATAATAATAGAAGGGATTCATGGTTTAAATGAGAAATTAACAGAAAGTATACCAAGAGATCAAAAGTTTAAAGTTTATGTCAGTGCTTTAATTCAAATGAATCTTGATGAGATGAATAGAATTCCGACAACAGATACAAGATTAATTAGAAGGATAGTTAGAGATTATAATTTTAGAGGAGCAACAGCATTAAGAACATTACAACTTTGGCCAGAAGTAAGAAAAGGTGAAGAAGAAAATATATTCCCATATCAGGAAGAAGCAGATGTTATGTTTAACTCTTATTTAGTGTATGAGCTTCCTATATTGAAATTATTTGCAGAACCATTATTATTAGAAATTGATAATACTTTACCAGAATATACAGAAGCAAAAAGATTATTAAGATTTTTGGATTATTTTTTGCCATTGCCTGCAATTAATGAAGTTCCAAAAATTTCCGTATTGCGAGAGTTTATTGGGGATAGCGCTTTTGAATATTGA
- a CDS encoding ArsB/NhaD family transporter, which yields MILKIITLLIFFFTYYLIIFGKGNKAVIAFSMGLLISLLKVSENLKVENVGDFIDFNTLGILFGMMIIVGILKTTGLFQAIAIYIVRKSKGNVISIFIFTLLAVAILSSVLDNVTTLILFSPVIIYICQEIEIKPEIFLFPMIFAANIGGTATMIGDPPNILIGSASGSSFLEFLMIMSIPALATLLISIFYFVSKHKELKEVEKKKLETLLKADPKKAIVDYNLLKKGLIVFTLVILGFFIHEYLDYEAALIALTGGAIMLLLSKKDFDEISHEIEWDTLFFFVGLFAIVKALEDVHVIEDVTNLIYNFISHPYVLLLIVLWGSGILAAFMGAVPVATIFIPIVRGLIGTFPNSDLLWWALALGASFGGNGTISGAASNMVIVGMIESNFNRKVGFTDFMKLGMKIAVLGLLISSLYLYILLEI from the coding sequence ATGATATTGAAAATTATTACTTTATTGATTTTCTTTTTTACTTATTATTTGATTATTTTTGGAAAAGGGAATAAGGCAGTAATTGCGTTTAGTATGGGATTGTTGATTTCTCTTTTAAAGGTTTCCGAAAATTTAAAAGTTGAAAATGTGGGAGATTTTATTGATTTTAATACATTAGGAATTTTATTTGGTATGATGATTATCGTTGGGATATTAAAAACAACAGGATTATTTCAGGCAATAGCTATATATATTGTAAGAAAGTCAAAAGGAAATGTAATTTCTATATTTATTTTTACACTTCTTGCTGTTGCTATCCTTTCAAGTGTTTTAGATAATGTAACAACGCTAATTCTATTTTCACCTGTTATAATATATATCTGTCAGGAAATAGAAATCAAACCAGAAATATTTCTTTTTCCAATGATTTTTGCAGCTAATATAGGTGGCACCGCAACAATGATAGGTGATCCTCCAAATATTTTAATTGGAAGTGCTTCTGGAAGTAGTTTTTTGGAGTTTTTAATGATTATGTCAATTCCTGCTTTGGCTACTCTTTTAATTTCTATATTTTATTTTGTTTCTAAACATAAAGAATTAAAAGAAGTGGAAAAAAAGAAATTAGAGACGTTGTTAAAAGCTGATCCAAAAAAAGCTATTGTCGATTATAACTTGCTAAAAAAAGGTCTTATAGTATTTACTCTTGTAATATTAGGTTTTTTTATACATGAATATTTGGATTATGAAGCGGCGTTAATAGCATTAACAGGTGGAGCTATAATGTTATTATTATCAAAAAAGGATTTTGATGAAATTTCTCATGAAATAGAATGGGATACGTTATTTTTCTTTGTTGGATTATTTGCTATTGTAAAAGCGCTGGAAGATGTACATGTTATAGAAGATGTAACAAATTTGATATATAATTTTATTTCACATCCATATGTATTATTGCTTATAGTATTATGGGGATCTGGAATTTTAGCCGCTTTTATGGGGGCTGTGCCTGTTGCAACAATTTTTATTCCTATAGTTCGTGGACTTATAGGAACGTTTCCCAATAGCGATTTATTATGGTGGGCATTGGCTTTAGGAGCAAGTTTTGGTGGAAATGGTACTATAAGTGGAGCTGCGTCTAATATGGTTATAGTAGGAATGATTGAAAGTAACTTTAACAGAAAAGTTGGATTTACGGATTTTATGAAACTTGGTATGAAGATAGCCGTTTTAGGCTTATTAATTTCGTCTTTATATTTATATATTTTATTAGAAATATAG
- a CDS encoding thiamine ABC transporter substrate-binding protein has product MKKVLMVLMSLFVIGIIFSDALTVYVYDSLDWIKKGTVQKFEKMYGIDVNVVVLGDGGNVLARLKLEKNNPKADVVIGLDQSLSVLAIKEKLIIPYKPLNINKIKNMDLLYDKTYYLTPYDYGAIAIVYDPEKIKSIPESFEDLTKLNKKLIIQDPRTSSTGQAFLLWTIAVYKEQWKDFWKRLKPAILTVTPGWSEAFAKFESGEAPMMVSYATDGAYSYYYYNSTKYKAFIPKEGAYVQIEGAGIVKGTKHLELAKRFIEFLLFDDFQKEIPLNQWMFPVVNTELPEAFKYAIIPDKVVTVKPEEIDKNMEKWLEEWEEIMLQ; this is encoded by the coding sequence ATGAAGAAAGTTTTGATGGTATTAATGAGCCTTTTTGTAATTGGGATAATCTTTTCTGATGCACTAACAGTTTATGTGTATGATAGTTTAGATTGGATTAAGAAAGGAACTGTCCAAAAATTTGAAAAAATGTATGGTATAGATGTAAACGTTGTTGTTTTAGGTGATGGGGGAAATGTTTTAGCAAGATTAAAACTTGAAAAGAATAATCCTAAAGCAGATGTTGTTATAGGACTTGATCAATCTTTGTCGGTATTAGCTATAAAAGAAAAACTTATTATTCCGTATAAACCTTTAAATATAAATAAGATAAAAAATATGGATTTGTTGTATGACAAAACTTATTATTTAACTCCTTATGATTATGGTGCAATTGCAATTGTTTATGATCCAGAAAAAATAAAAAGCATACCAGAAAGTTTTGAAGATTTGACAAAATTGAATAAAAAGCTTATTATTCAAGATCCAAGAACATCAAGCACAGGTCAGGCGTTTTTATTATGGACAATAGCTGTTTATAAAGAACAATGGAAAGATTTTTGGAAAAGATTAAAACCAGCAATTTTAACAGTAACGCCAGGATGGAGTGAAGCTTTTGCCAAGTTTGAGTCAGGAGAAGCACCAATGATGGTAAGTTATGCAACAGATGGAGCTTATTCATATTATTATTATAATTCAACAAAATACAAAGCATTTATTCCAAAAGAAGGGGCATATGTTCAGATAGAAGGAGCTGGAATTGTAAAAGGAACAAAACATTTGGAATTAGCTAAAAGGTTTATAGAATTTTTACTGTTCGATGATTTTCAAAAAGAAATTCCTTTAAATCAATGGATGTTTCCTGTTGTAAATACAGAATTACCAGAAGCTTTTAAGTATGCAATTATTCCAGATAAAGTAGTCACAGTAAAACCAGAAGAAATTGACAAAAATATGGAAAAATGGCTTGAAGAATGGGAAGAAATAATGTTGCAGTAA